The Hordeum vulgare subsp. vulgare chromosome 7H, MorexV3_pseudomolecules_assembly, whole genome shotgun sequence DNA window CTAACCTTACATATGCATGTTTCCACTTTGTGTTCTCTTTAATTTGGACATACAGCGTGGTTTAAGAACAAAGGGCATGGCATGCATGTAAGATGATTTCCATGACAAAAAATAAAAGGGCATGTAAGGCGTATTTCTTCGTCCGTAGTTCTACATTGTAAGGGCAAACGATCGAATGTTGCAGCGAATGAAAATGCTACCCATGAGCTGTGAAGGGCCGGTTTGCGAGTTCAGTAACAAGCATGTCCTCCGGGAAAAAAAAATGAGGTGTACCAATACTCTTACTCATAGTCATACTACCTAGTACTCCctacgtttcaaaatataagacattttaaagattccactaaaaggctacatatgaagcaaaatgagtggatctataatctaaaatatgtctatatacatccgtatgtagtttatagtacaatctctaaaatgtcttatatttaggaacggaggaagtacttacTAGCTAGTAGGTCTCCTAGTACATCTTAATTTACACACAGTACATTACATACTCTTtcatccgaaaatacttgtcgatCAAACCGATGTATGTATCTAGCATACATGCGCATTCCGCTAGCTCCAGGCTCAACATGGATTCATGTCATTACATGCGCATTCCGCTAGCTCCAGGCTCAACATTGATTAATGTCATtacatgcacatgtatatatgcCATGTCGCGCGGAGCGTAAGCACATGCGGTTGGCCGACGCGACGTAATCGATCTTGTCTTACCACGGCCCGTTGAGGCCCTGGTAGGTGGCGGCATTGGGCGACGCGCGGTGGCCGTTGGCTGCCGCGGCGCGCTCGAGGGACTGCACCTgcgtcttgaggaacttgacgtaGTGGATGGCCTCGTCCAGCATAGACGCGGTGTCCATCTTGGTCCCGCCCGGCACGAGACGCTGCAGGATGCGGATGCGCTCGCTGATGCGCTCCCGCCGCATCCTCGCCGCCACGCTCTGCGGGTCCGTCGAGATGCGCACGTTGCGGCGCTTCGGCGGGCGCACCGTGTCCGGGTCGATGTTCACCGGCTGCAGCGCCGCGATGCGGAAGATCATCTCCCGCATCGCCGCCGGACCCGTAGCGCCGGCGCCTTCGGTTGGGGGCTGCGACGTCGCCGTGTACTCGGAGCCGGAGCGGCGATGGCTGGCGCTGTAGGGGGCGGAGTTGGGAGGCTGGGAATACGGATCGTGGTAGGCCCCTCCGGCGTTAACGTTGGCGCTCGCCATGTGAGGCGCCGAGGAGAAGTGGTGACGAGGGGCTTGCGGTTGCGTGCATGGAGAAGGGGGCGCCGGCATGCCGTGGTCAGGGAGCGCAGTCAGCTGCTCCAGCTGCAGCATTGCGTTCATTAGCTCCAGCTGCGCCTCCGGGTGGGAGTTGAGCGTATCGAAGTCCATCCAGACCAGTGGTTGTTTTGGGAGATGTGGATGGATGATGACGAGAAGGCAGGCAAGCGGAGCGAGGAAGCTAAGCAGCTAGGCAGAGCACAGGTGTAAAAGGGGTGTGTTGCTTAGCTAGTTGTAAGCAGAAAGGCGCTATTTATAGGGGAATGGGCAAGGGTCTAGGGCGCAGGTTCCTTCAGATTTGATTTGACTGCCCATCATCCGTTCCCAGAATGCATACCGGTGTCCCGTTGAACCACTCAGGAGCTGCCACCAGGGTATAGGTAATTTGTTTGTTTTGAAAGAGATTTTTCATGCCTTAATTTTTTGACATATTGTATTATTTACATTTTATTAATTAAAATGTATGGTTAAAGTTTGAACCAAAATAAGAGGGTCCAAATAAACCCTCGCTGAGGGAGTATATGCAGCGTTTGTTTCCCGTATAATTTCAGTTTCGTTCCATTTATACATTCAACATATTGCGATTCAAGAGAATAATCACGGTTGCAAACCAATCTGTGATTGAATGGTTAGAGGAACAGTGATATCTCCGTTCAAGTCATTTGCATTATTActggatttatttcaggatttcggGCGATCTGCTTTCAGTGGGAAGCGGCGCTCCCGTCGACGACGAGACGCCTACaatgacttcgtaaatctcaagatgacatGCCAGCTCAATCTTCCGAAGGTGCTCATAAGTGTAGGATGTGCGTATGTGCGTTCATAGGGGTGAGTGTATCCACGTGTATATGAGCGCTTGCGTTTGTACTGTGTTAAAAAAACACGGATTAAAATAAAACACTGCTACGGACCAATGCGCCGCTAGTCACTCCGGGAACGACGTTAAAAAAGAGCTTGATaaaccccaagtgcaaggaatcatcatagcactttccaaagatggaagtggtatgtatggagtgtcaaacccacaaggagctaaaggtaagatcaatattatctcaagtcctatctgccaccgatacgactctacatacaccgaacgtttgcttctatctagtaacgagaaataaaaatgtGTTGTTGATATAAAGAGggtagctttgcatgatattgaagaactaaaatatgaaaatagttgctgcactaaatagagttagaatatattgcaatatattacaaatagcgtgtGTGGAACAATGATGGTATGATGTtgtgtgcggaatcatcctagacaattgataacaagatcgctaatcattcttgcaattttatacgaGGGAGAGACATGAGCTAATATACTTTTCGTAACTGGATCATAtaaacttatgattggatctctagcaagtATGCAGAACTACtaaaaatcattaaggtaaacccaatcatagcattaaacatcaagtcccctttacaccCATATGTAAACAACCCCTTACTCGGTTGTAACCTTTTGtcgctctagccacccactataagagaatcatgaacatattacaaCACCATCCATcgtgaatccttcacgtgtgcgcctcacggaaggcaccataggacagcatcaaaataaaacatacactcaaaccaatcaagatcatcaatcaacccaaaggacaacatagatcTAATCAAACATCATagaatggcaacacatcattgattaatattatgaggcatgaaacaccatgttcaagtaggggattacagcaggAAGCGGAAGAGTGGACCACTgaaaagagatgaggaaggtcaTGAAGACGgtgatcttgatgaagacgatcaccgtggCAATGGCTCCCCaggcggcactccggcgccaccggaaGAGAGAGGAGAGAGTCTCCCCACTtaagcttcctcctccatggaatCTTCCCATCTAGGCAGAGGttctgatgaggacatcaacaccattgttacacccacaaccccaactgctatacatactggaccagttactagagctcgtgcacgccaattgaattatcaggtactttcgtttcttgtgaatacttctaatgttcatgaacatatgatactgcataagttagatacttttgttgtgctcatgaatgaaggacctagcatggacaagaaggatatccgttggagcgggatcaagcatggataagaaggtgcacgcgcgggagagaacaatggagcttccattggtgattttcgcactctaaagccaccataaggagagcattaaggctttggacaaaatattcaagacgccactatataaatttcgtccataggctattcactactaggaaaagggctatagatgatatagatactaatggcgcaccacacaagtagtgcaccactactatatagtagtggcgcaccatgtgcaggtgtgccattagtgtgatggacactaatggcgcaccacacactcggtgcgccactactatattattttttttgcaaaactactaatggcgcaccagcagctggtgcgccattagtaaccatggttactaatggcgcatctgttggtagtgcgccactactataatttttttttgcaaactactaatggcgcaccacagctagtgcaccattagtaaccagtgttactaatggcgcatctgttggtggtgcgccactactattttttttgcagaactactaatggcgcaccacagaaggtgcgccattagtaacaagggttactaatggcgcatatgtaggtggtgcgccattagtaacctgggaccagctagatattttggacagccacctaccacactcactttccccactttcattctgtccacctcctcctccaagcttgtctcgggtgcctcctcctcctcacctcatttgcatcatagtgtCCCAATAGtgtccccccgcaccctcccacgctccaccgccgccgagcacccaccgcgccctcccccgctccaccgccgtcgacgaccccccgcaccctccccggcccgctGCACCGCCGCCcaagaccccccgcaccctcccccgctccaccgccgccgacgaccccccgcaccctcccccgctccaccgccgccgacgatcccccgcaccctccccggccagctccaccgccgtcgacgaccccccgcaccctcccccgctccacctccgccgacgaccccccgcaccctccccctccaccgccgccgacgaccccccgcaccctcccccgctccaccgccgccgccgacccccggcaccctcccccgctccaccaccgtcgacaaccccccgcaccctcccccgctccaccgccgccgccgaccccctgcaccctcccctgtctcctcgctcggttcccccgaacggaatcggccgagcgcaccacccaccccaTCCCTCCCCCTCGAgctccattgctatccaaaaaaaattactaatggcgcacctctctggggtgcgccattgctatccaaaaaaaaattactaatggtgcacctctttgggatgcgccattgctatataaaaaaattactaatgacgcactccatggggatgcgccattgctatcaaaaaaacattctaatggcgcaccactcggggtgcgccattcctaacccCTCTGCCCTCGCCTCTCCTgtgccctcgccctcgtccacggagacgccgcccacccctcccccaccctcgtccATGGAACGCCACCCACGGAGACGTCGCCGCAGCTGCCgccgccctccccctcccccaccctcgtccACAGAGACGCCGCCCACCCCCTCCCACACCCTCGCCTCTCCtctgccctcgccctcgtccacggagacgccgctcctcctcgtcgccgcctacGCCGCCGCCTCCGCGCTCGACGCCTTCCACGTCCCCTCCGTCGAGGCCCAAGCCCACGTACGTATGCCGcccgcccctcccctctcctgGCCTCTCTCTAGAGCGGTCTTCTGCAGTTGAGCCCTCTGAACCGCGAGCGCTCGCCTGAATCCGTCACGCGATTCGCGGAGGTGGTGTCGCGAGTAGTAACGCCGGAATTTCACGATCCTGTGAGGAGCCCAGTAGTAGGGTTCGGGGCTTGACGTAGCCGGTGGGGGTGAGCTTTTGGAGATCTGGCCGGTTCTCTGTCCGTGAATTCGCCGATCTGCCCGGACGCATCTTGGCAGGGCAGGTTCATTGTACCAGGATATTCGTTTACCTAGTATTATATACGAGTACAAGTGTTTAGGCTCTTACGAGTTGTATGAAACTACTAATGGccaccgctccaccgccgccgacctccagcaccctcccccgctccaccgccgctgacgaccccccgcaccctcccccgctccaccgtcgccgacgaccccccgcagcctccccggcccgctccaccgctgccgccgaccccccgcaccctcccccgctccaccgctgtCGAcgcccccccgcaccctcccttgTCTCCTTGCTCGTTTCCCCCGAACGGAATCggccgagcgcaccacccacccctccccccgagcgccattgctatccaaaaataataatattactaatggcgcacctctttgatgttcgccattgctatccaaaaaaaagattactaatggcgcacctctctgggatgcgccattgctatatataaaaaaagattactaatggcgcactgcctgaggatgcgccattgctataaaaaaaattctaatggcgcaccccgaacggtgcgccattgctaaccggcAGTGCGTCTCCCCTCCCAAATCCAACCGGCCACTCTCTCTCCCgtgcccactctctctctctccacccggATCCCGTCCCCCAGATCCACCCCGGATCCTGTCCCCCAGATCCCCCCGCTCCGCTGTGCCTGCGCGCAGCCAGCGCGCAGCCCCGGATCCCGTCCCCCAGATCCGCCCTGCCTCCTTCAGCCTCctccgcaacatcaccggcaaccCAAAAGTCAGGTAAGTATCTGGATTTTGTGCAGTCTACCCCCATCCCCTCTCCTCCTATCCCTGGCAGTTTATTTCTTGATTGAGAGAAACGAATCGCCCCCCTCCCTCGCTTGTTTGATTATCAGTGGACTGGATAAGAGTAGATCCGCTTGATTTTGGCCTATTCGTGATGGGTGCTGAGTGTTGACTTCGCCGCTGCGGTCCATGTCCATGTTTTGTCAGGTGAAAAATAAAGTTGTGGTCTTGGTTTCATTTGGGTGGGAGAATCGGTCCACGAGGGGGTGAGAAGAGAGCCGTTTGACCTTTTGAGTGGCCTATTTTGCTTGTGCGCGTGGATTGTTGGTGAAATTATGCAGGGATCTTGCGGTGGTATAattttcttttctgatttctgaGTATGATAATCATAGTTCCTGGAGACAGGAAGCCAGGTGTGTGATCCAGTCGGTTCTAATGGATAATGAAATATTGTGCTACTACACGATCTACTTTTTGTGCTAGCAATTATTTAGTGCGTTTGCATGATCGAGAGACGATCTTAATAAACGTTATCTGCATTGATGATTATTTTAATAAATTCGTGGCAGCTCATCTTAATCTTGTTAGACAAGAGCCTGAAACAACCTGTAATTCTTAGTAACGATGTGCTGAAAATGATTTCATCTCCAGGGTCAGCAAGATGGGGAGGGCAGCAGGAGTGCTCGAGAACCATGAGGAGGGCAGGCGCTACGCCGAGCACGGCCTTAGAGCCTACGTGCAAGACAAGACCTCCGAGATCATGCCAGGAATCAACAAGTTCTtcgccatgtacgagcttttCGCCATGTACCGTGAATGGCAAGAAGAGATGGCCAAGGAAATCAGTGGAAGGCAGGTAGGTACGAAATTTGTTTGATGTTGTTTATAATAATAAAGAAACAGTAACTTGCAAAAGATATTTCACACTGAGCTTATGGAGGCAATTGCGTCTCGTCTCATGCTATATTGTGGCAATGGATAGGATATAGCGCTTTCAGGGTACTTATCAGTTATCAATGTTTAGAAATCTTCTTCTGTTCCTGTCGGAGCTTGTTCTGTTTGCTGACACTTGGATGTTCATAACTTGGTTTCTCGAGCTACGAATTTAGCACTTGTATCACATTTCTATCACATGTTAAACTGATGGTTTTGCTACAACCCTCCATTCAAATTAATAAAACCATTGGCATTGCACTTTGCTTGTAGTGTATAGACTAGATACCGAACGATGCGCTTAGAAAGTACGATACATatcttcttttatttatttttctctcctGATTTTACCATGTTCCATACCATTGGACCGCCTTTTCCAGTATCTCTACAGCTAATCATTCCTGCAGTTTCATTGTCTTGCAGTTTTAGTTTGTTTTCATCTCTTTACTCAACGCTGTTTCTTTTGGCGTAATGCAGTGGGATTCGTTGCTGGTGCAGAGTCAAGAGTGCTTGGAGAAGGTTGCCAAGACGGTCTCCTTCCTCGCGTAGCCTGAAGGCTCATTCCTGTTGTTGCTCACAGGTAATTCAGTTCTGATGCATCTGTTCTAATACTTTGATGGAATTATATATAGGGGCTGCTGATTGTGTGCGTTTACTAGTTAGATTTTGTGTGCAATCAAGGGTGAACACTATGATCGTAGTATCATCTCCATGACTGGAAAGTTTGTGCCTATACCATTGCTTCTTTCCTTCAGGCTTAAACATTTGGTATCACATCTCATTAGAGCGAGCGTGTGACCTATGTAGCTGGGATTACTTTGGATTCAGCGCAACATCGGCAGCTTATATTTATAATTTGGAACCAAACATCAAGTGCTTATTCTTGTATGTGAGTATTCTCTTGAAAATCTTAGCTGTATTCTTTGGAGCTTATGTGtatatatatctgtgtgtgtgtgtgtagtcgACTAGTTGACAATTTAAGTATCTTGATACCTCGTAAATTTTGTAACAAACATTGCTGGCGTTGTTTTGTTAGAAGTCAATATGTATCAAAATTTGTAATTCTGAATCATCTGTTTTCTTTCTCTAACGCTTTTGATTCATGCTTCTTTTGCCAGGGGAAGTTCAAAAGGACCGCGCGCTGGAGCTCCTAAGCGTGCGCCCCTTCTACTTCGTTTACTTATGTGGCGTGCAGACATAAAGCAAACCTTTGGAGCCATAGTTGTCTTTTTTGTCATCTAAAATAATAATGGTAACATATAAATACAAACAAAAAAATATTCTAGCTCAAAAAATTGTATGTGAATAATGAATGGATGCTATTGAACTATGTTTgttatggagctatgtatgtatggatcctatggaactatatgtatatatggatgctatggaattttggatgtatggatgctatggagttttgatatatggatcatgaaatttgttttgcaactttgcatatatgttatgtgttgtggatcagtaaaactattgagcacatattatgtattatatatttgatatatatgttatgtgctgttgaatttgtggttttgaaacaaaacatatatatgctagaataccagatactaatggagcaccatgggctatattaatggcacacctgggaggcataccaatggcgcacctgggaggcataccaatggcgcacctgggaggcatactaatggcgcacctcggaggcatactaatggcgcacctcggaggcatactattggcgcacctgagaggcatactaatggcgcacatgggaggcatactaatagcgcaccgtgagcaatactaatggcgcactgccaggtgcgccattagtaaaaaattctaatggcgtgatgctagtggcgcatctatagtgcgccattagtagccaaaataggtgcgccattagcaggccttttcctagtagtgattataggtgttgcgccaccttatttttgggccaggcccatgtaatttcgaaataccataatataggctatttttagagtctgtatgtgtggggaaaccaagTTTAGGGCCATTTTCGaaaccctcctccaagggtcacaaaTTGCCTCTctgttccctcatatatacagcccttagggcaccgtttagacttgggttttgtttaggttacaagttcgccatagctgcaacttcgtgttcttcgtttgtgttctgcgACCAAATAAAGGCGTCACAGaatcccaccttcatcaataaagtttccctcttatattcgcaatatcttgattccaatcttggtttcttgcttgttcttcgtttgcgtgtaggaaacagaccttcgaggtcaggttgatcgtgctccggcatgatcaataacctctcggagttggtttagcgattgctaaggcgcgacgtcctcacacgttcgtagtcggatcgtcaaagtctactcgaccaacacgatacccacgatctcatcgaaagacagggacaacgtcgcctctatcaagtggtatcagatttccaggttgctcgatGATATTTTACCAGTTTTCGTAGTAATATCGCATCTATCTTCATACATATAGTCCACGAAAAAGCcataaaaaattagggttagatcatcatatccgaaccaatctgagcctttgcatagttatttcagtagtttgctttgttgaaattgcggttacatcgtcgtgtcgagttgctggtcttagtgtctagttctttagagtttcgagttccatTCACAGGATGTCATGCCGCCACCGCACCATCTTTCATCGCTGTCATATACCACCTCCATGCTACCATCAttgttgctgccatataccaccaccacgccaccattatccctgctgccatataccaccaccatatatccacCACAATAATTTCTGCCTTAGGTCAATATCGAGATCCTTTTGCTGTCGGTTTCGCGTTTCTTTACCTGAGTAGGTTTAAAAAAAAACGAG harbors:
- the LOC123412742 gene encoding transcription factor HEC2-like, with protein sequence MDFDTLNSHPEAQLELMNAMLQLEQLTALPDHGMPAPPSPCTQPQAPRHHFSSAPHMASANVNAGGAYHDPYSQPPNSAPYSASHRRSGSEYTATSQPPTEGAGATGPAAMREMIFRIAALQPVNIDPDTVRPPKRRNVRISTDPQSVAARMRRERISERIRILQRLVPGGTKMDTASMLDEAIHYVKFLKTQVQSLERAAAANGHRASPNAATYQGLNGPW